A single Populus nigra chromosome 13, ddPopNigr1.1, whole genome shotgun sequence DNA region contains:
- the LOC133670518 gene encoding uncharacterized protein LOC133670518 — MAIQATFIADPVLISSPSRISIRGWEQCIGSFMLKTRPRHLRLSNGGRVRARASLNTDLKAVGIPHQWYNVVADLSVKPPPPLHPKTFEPVKPEDLSPLFPDELIKQEASTDKFIDIPEEVLDIYSLWRPTPLIRAKRLEKLLDTPARIYYKYEGGSPAGSHKPNTAVPQVFYNAQQGIKNVVTETGAGQWGCSLAFACSLFGLDCEVWQVRASYDQKPYRRLMMETWGAKVHPSPSSITETGRRILQMDPSSPGSLGIAISEAVEVAAKNADTKYCLGSVLNHVLLHQTVIGEECIKQMEAIGETPDVIIGCTGGGSNFAGLSFPFIREKLNGKINPVIKAVEPAACPSLTKGVYAYDYGDTAGMTPLMKMHTLGHDFIPDPIHAGGLRYHGMAPLISHVYELGFMEAMAIPQIECFRGAIQFARSEGLIPAPEPTHAIAATIREALHCKETGEAKVILMAMCGHGHFDLKSYEKYLQGKMVDLSFDEEKIRASLDKVPQVTRN; from the exons CGAGGCCTAGGCATCTGAGGCTTTCAAATGGAGGCAGAGTCAGAGCAAGAGCTTCTCTGAACACTGATTTGAAAGCGGTTGGCATTCCTCATCAGTGGTACAATGTTGTTGCAGATCTTTCAGTGAAACCTCCTCCCCCACTGCATCCTAAAACATTTGAACCAGTCAAACCTGAAGATTTATCTCCTCTATTTCCTGATGAGTTGATTAAGCAGGAGGCAAGCACTGACAAGTTCATTGATATCCCGGAAGAAGTTCTTGATATTTACAGTCTCTGGCGCCCAACTCCATTGATCAG AGCAAAGAGGTTGGAAAAGCTTCTCGATACACCTGCCAGAATTTACTACAAGTATGAAGGTGGCAGCCCAGCCGGATCCCATAAACCCAACACTGCAGTCCCACAAGTTTTTTACAATGCGCAGCAAGGCATCAAGAATGTTGTGACAGAAACTGGTGCTGGCCAATGGGGATGTTCATTGGCCTTTGCGTGCAGCTTATTTGGTCTTGACTGTGAG GTGTGGCAGGTTCGCGCTTCTTATGATCAGAAACCATATCGTAGATTAATGATGGAGACCTGGGGTGCAAAGGTACACCCATCTCCATCAAGCATTACCGAGACTGGGAGGAGAATTCTCCAGATGGATCCGTCAAGTCCAGGAAGTTTAGGAATAGCTATATCAGAAGCTGTAGAGGTTGCAGCTAAAAATGCTGACACCAAGTACTGCTTGGGGAGTGTGCTGAATCATGTTTTGTTGCATCAGACAGTCATAGGTGAGGAGTGCATAAAACAAATGGAGGCTATTGGTGAAACCCCTGATGTGATAATAGGATGTACTGGTGGAGGGTCCAATTTTGCAGGACTCAGTTTCCCATTCATCCGAGAGAAGCTCAATGGGAAAATCAACCCTGTCATAAAAGCTGTTGAACCTGCAGCATGTCCTTCACTGACAAAAGGTGTATACGCATATGATTATGGAGATACAGCAGGAATGACTCCATTAATGAAGATGCACACTCTAGGACATGACTTCATTCCTGACCCTATTCATGCTG GTGGATTGCGTTACCATGGCATGGCTCCATTAATTTCTCATGTGTATGAATTGGGTTTCATGGAAGCAATGGCAATCCCTCAGATCGAGTGCTTTCGAG GTGCCATACAATTTGCTCGGTCGGAAGGACTAATACCAGCACCGGAGCCAACTCATGCAATCGCTGCTACCATAAGGGAAGCACTGCATTGTAAAGAGACTGGAGAAGCAAAGGTTATTCTCATGGCAATGTGTGGACATGGCCATTTTGACCTGAAATCTTATGAGAAGTATTTGCAAGGAAAGATGGTTGACTTGTCATTCGATGAGGAGAAAATAAGAGCATCATTGGACAAAGTTCCTCAGGTGACAAGAAATTGA